In the genome of Sardina pilchardus chromosome 17, fSarPil1.1, whole genome shotgun sequence, the window ATCAAATTAGAAATTCTCTGGGTCTGGCTCTCTGGAGAGGATGGCTCTGTTGTGTCATCGGAGCCCCGTTGAGACGCTGAAGACTGGGCCATGGTATCAGACGCAACCGAGGAAGGTGGCACTTGTCTGGGCTTGGGTGAAGGCACCCGGGGAGGAGGGCCAGAGACTGGGGGTGTCAACTCCTTAGACACAGCCGAATGAGTGCAGGTAGTATCTGATATTTCTTTTGCTGGagcaacagagtgagagagactcaCTGGCTTGGGCTGTGGGCAGGGCGTCACTGATACAGTTGGGCTCCTTGTTGCAGGTAAACCCTGTGTTGGATCCAAATTGGGAGATTTGGAAGCTCGAGGACGAGGAATGGGCTTTGTGGCAGGGCTTTGGAGAGACCCTGTCGACGGCGGCTTGGTGGGTGTTGTCGGGACAGAAGACAGACTACAATTACCCGCAGTTGGAGCCGATGTGCCAGCGCTAGAGAGCTGAACGGAAACCGTGTCATTGGATGGGCCACTTTGTCCTGTGGTTAGACTGTCAGAGGGCTCTTGTCCAGCTGAGCTTGGTCCCACAGAAGACGGCAATATCGATGAATTCAAGGTCAAAGTGGGCACGGTTACCATTTCACTGGATGTGCCGCTTTGTCCTGTGGTCAGATTGTCAGATGGGTCTCGTCCAGCTGAGCTCGGCCCCACAGAAGACGGCGATGTCGATGAATTCGATGTCAAAGTGGACATGGTTACCATTTGTGGTACACTGTCTGTGCTTTTGAGTGCAGCGGAACTGTCTGGAAAATCTGACTGTGACGAAGAATTTATATTAGAATAAGAATCTGTCAGACTAACTGGCGCGCTGAGGTAAAGGTCCTCAGAGTAGGTGATAAGGTACTCGGGATAGATCTGTTTCTTGTCAAGGATCACAAAGATAGAGGGATCGCGGAATTCGTTCACACTGCTGTCGTACTGAATGTGCCTTCCATCCCTGAGGGGTGGTTGATAGTTATATTGGGTGTAGCTGCCAGTGAGTACACGGCACACAAACATGAAGCACATGCCATGGTCAGAGGTGTAGAAAAGGGAGTTGCAGGCATCCCGGGCAAAGTAGCACCCTATGTATGGTGACAAAAATGACACGCATTAGAATATCTGAAAGTGAAGCCATTTTAGAAAACTATGAAAGacagaaaacattttttttatataataataatatgatatgAATTGAATATGATAATATGAATTGAATATGACAATTTGAAACATAATTTTATAAAATGTTTGGGAAAAGTTTTGGAATGACTGCTGGGGGTGCTCTAGGCTATACTTAAAAATCAAATGCagttttgtatttgtattttagtCAACTGTCATACCTGCCAGCAAAGATAATCTCCAAAGAGCCTTGTTGACATCAAATGATCAAATTATTTTATTACAAGTAGTAGACTATTGCACAACTGCCTTAAAGCAATTTGTGATTGTCCGGGTTGAGAATGAGTGAAGTTGAAATGCTCTGTAGGGGGAAATAAGCGCCATTCTCCCTATTAAAAGTTagtttaccatcaaaatgactttGAACCTTTTATGGTAAGGTAAAAAAAACACGTAGGATACCTTTAAAAGAATGAAATGACTGCTTGCTTGCTTGATTATATGACACTGCATTGTTGTCGATTCTCACCTTCTCCAATTGTCCACTGTAACCATACTCTCTCCAGTCAAAATTCTGGTTGCAGATAGACTCAATGAACTTAGAATCTGTGCTATGAAAGAGCACACGTTCCCCCGCACCATACTTTTTGTTAACTTTTTCCATCCGCTCTTGTTTCCTGCAGAAAACAAGCGGACAAAGCAGTACACATTTAATTCAGTTTTTTATACTTTGGTGAAGCGGCGCAAATGTTTGTTTCACTTTGATGAAGTGGTGCTAATCCATTTAGGCCTGGCCTTAGGCCAAATCATGGTATATTAGGTCTCACTGTGGCTATGTTTGACGTGTTGATTCATAGCTCCAAGCAGTAGTTATTAGATTGTGAAAACTGGCCAAAGAAGTAAGAGGTTGAATGATTTGACTGCTTCAACAATTCAAAGCGGACCATTTGAACTTTCTACACATATTATGACTTACGTCTGAAAGTCGTCCCAGAGCTTCTTGTTTTGAATCCTCTCAATGCTGTCAATAGTAAAACCACTCAGTGTCTTCCTGAACAGCTCCTGGACCACCAGGTAGTTCTGGTCAGTACTTTGCAGAGCTACTCTCTGGATTGGGcgaacaggaaacacacacacacacaaacacacacagtacaatgtCAATTGTAACACACTGCCCCATAATCTTTAAATTCCAATCCATCGATCCATTTATTTCAAAGCCACAATTTACCAACTGAAAACATATAACTTTGCTAATTTCACAAACATTAGCTGGGTTTTATAGCCTACAAGTTTTTAGTGTGTATACTTTGCAGTCTACAGAAAgtttagactgggtaaacccagcccaatctgctcaggctggaaacctgcacgtATATCTCTTCTGCTTCATTTCCACGTTTGCGGgagccaatcacaaactggcttatccaccaggcgcacctggATCGTTCGACTATCCAAACAGAGTGCAGAgtaatttgaactatgcccattgtcacgcctcttgtgcagtggaaatacagcgcagactccccagactaatgttcaatctcaaaagactgagcttagtctggtgatagccaggctacagaAAGTTGGGAACTGGGGCAGTATATGGGCAGACCTTGCATCCTGTTTCAGGCACGGCAGACTTGTCCCAGTGTCCAGGCACATCTCTGCCATGTTGAGATGGATGCAGCTCTTTGCCTCCTCTGCTGCGGCCCGCGGCTGCACTGATGTTCTCACTTCTCCTTGGACTTAAGAGtttgttatttttaaaaatatatgtatacagtggggaaactaagtatttgaccccatgctaagttgatcatcttttgacaatcgatcttaatgccttaatttaaaaaagaaaagaataggtatccaacctttaaggacaccagttttctttgtgattgaaaaaTGCATAGTAAATAGATAAAGGTTCTTCCTTAAGGGGGCATAcatatttgacccctatgttaaattcccataggagcaggaggagtttttatatgcttttatttttaatggccagctatttcatggatccaggatactatgcatcctgaagaagttcccttggcctttggaattataACAGCCCCACAtgatcacatacccttcaccatagtttgaaatcattggagttcaatcactatgACTATATGTTAACcatgggggacacaacgataacgataggcttgaaactcgGGAACActctctgttcgctgattgggcgggGGAAACGAAAGTGGATCAAGGTATCCCAGACGTACCGAAGGGAAATAAAAATCATCGGAGGTCCGTAGGCGGAGTTAGGCTACACCTGAGTCACTGTTGCTGTTATAGTGTGGCTCTGGAGTGGGTTTTTTTGGCTCTTAATACTGGACTGGTTAGCCACCCCTGTGTTTAACAATACAGCAACACATTAGTACCAGGCTCTCTTGCAATACATGTAGCATGTCATGAAGATAGGAAATTAGAACAAACAAGACCAATGTTGTTCAAGCACAGACTTTTACTTTAAATCATTATGGTTTCTATAATAATATTAATGTTAAAGTATCACTGCTAGCTGTGAAGAGGTTAAACCATCATACCTGGTTTTAGCAGCTTGGACACCGCCAGAAGATATAAAATTAGGTCTTCTTCTAACTGGTATCTGGGTACCATATCGCATATCCTTCTGCACCATATCTGTGAGAGTGACAGTCTGTTAAATTTACatttctctcagacacacacacacacccacacacacacacacacacacacacacacacacacacacacacacacacacacacacacacacacacacactatgacacAAATAGTGAGTTTGTAAGACCTCTGTGATTTACTCCTTTATAGCACTGGAGCATCCAGAGGCTAGTCTGGTATAAAAGACATGCGCTGGTGTAGTACCTTTGAAACTAAGTTCATACAGATCTTCGCCAACTGTAAAGGTGAAGGCTTTGTTGTTCTTCTGGTAACTCATTTCCAATTGACTGGAGGAGATTGAAGACATGCTGTGCTTCTCCGTCTGTTTACAGTAAAATAACACAATTTTATTTACATTAtcaatttagcagacactgtcCAAGGTGACTCCCATATTGGGCAGACACCTCATTTGTCCAAATCCATTAGTATTCAGAAAATTGAAAAACCTTTTATataattattacctccgccaaggaggttatgtttttataggggtttgtcagtttgtctgtctgttcgataactctaaaagttacggatggatttcaattaaattttcagggaaggtcccaatgacccaaggaagaaacgatacAACATTGAATATCTAAAGGGGTAGTTCGGAATTTTTgacataggaccttatttccaagttagccagtgtgatattaaTCAGTGTAGACCATTTTCAGctcatttcatccagtccttctaTTAGCAGAGCTCACTGGTGCTAGGCTAGGCGTGTTTCCACTATCGGAACTTCAGGGCCATATACAGGAACCAACGGAGTACCTGGTGGAGGGTAGGTACTTTCAACGGCCCGGAAGAGTCGCTGGGCAGTACTAGTGGCTACCTCACGCAGATTGGTTGTCgcagtgacatcagcagatcAGGACAAAAAAACTCCAAATTTAAAATGAGGAACTGGTCTGCCAGTGCCAGTGTCACCTTACATCACTAAATAAACGTTCTCTCTTAAGCAATAACAGCATACAAACATAATTGTGTGCTGTTATTGCTGTTATTGCTGTTAttgctgttagctaattagctggtttcattctcattgagctcaatgcaattcaaaccagctaattagccaagccaacagctaataactgacataaagcatgccaaactcttagtatgtcaAGGGTATAATGTTGACATGGGTTAtctgaattccaaaggccaaggggactttgtcagggtgcatagtgtcctggatccatgaagtaactggcctttaaaaataaaaataaaaatcccctatgggaatttaacatgggcgttccaatacttatgaccccctgtattttaaggaaaacatttatttatttacaatacattattcattcacaaagaaaatgtatgtccttaaaggttgaatagttcctcattgtttcatttaaggcattaagatacatttccaaaagatgattttatatttaactttaagcatgtgttctagggcactgtactgtatgtcatcttGCATAATTATACATCCTATTTTTGTTCAGTAGAAGAGAAACATATCTTACTGGGGAATCATAGGGGATCCACTTCCCATACTGATCCTCCCAGTACCAGAGCCACTCAGTGGTGAGGATGAAGTCTGGCAGGACCACAGATGAGGCGGTGGAGAGACGGCGTACCTTATGGGAACCGGAGGTCATGGTGTCAAAACAAACTGCTTCACTCCTCTCACTGtaggccacaacacacacagaggactgtGTCTGTTACAGATTGTATCTAGTGCATAGTGTCTTGTTACGGTCTCTTATATATTTCTAATTaactccgccaaggaggttatgttttcatctgggtttgtttgtttgtctgtctgtttgtttgtttgtttgtttgtctgtctgtttgttagcaaaatCAAaaggtgatggatggatttcgatgaaatattcagggaaggtcagaaatgacccaaggaagaaacaattacattttgggagtgatctgtatcaccgtcgggattccagacGTTGGCGTTTATCTTTTTCAcctagtggtgtaatggcatggtatggccatgtggtggcgatctgaatagtttaggttcaaatgtatgacaacctaggaagaacaatacaagcagaggtctgtgctctctgaatGCTTTTTTAGCTGTGAAATGTGGTTAAACTGTCTAAACCAAGAAAACATATTACAATGCTGGACCTCAAAGCAGTAGTGTTGCTCGGGTTACAAAAGTATCTCTCGATGTCTTCACTGTGTGGCAGGTTGTTCCAGGTCTCTCCAATATTCACCTGCCACAGGTAGGGCATTTTGGTGTGGACTCTCCAACACCTCTctgaaacagacagaaaaagaaaaagaacatcaGTTTGGGAAGTTGTTCTGTTAAGCTATATCAGATCTAAGATGTCATACTGAAATATACTCCAGACATACACAACCTTCAGAAATATTATTGTGGTAGCAGTGAGTGTGACCCCCTTTAACTCATACAATGCCTGCCAAATCTTAGATTAGAAGTAGCTCATcactcaattcaattaaattcaaaaacactttatttatccccaaggggcaattcaCATAGTATCATGGAGTAGAGTACAATGAGTCCTATAAACTCACTATTAAAATAcatgaataataaataataaatagatgTACATGGtctaataaaaactaaacttaactTTAAGATTTAAAACTTTAAAAACTCTACACCACGAACTAGCCGGTCAACCGCACGAGCAGTGACCCGGAAGCCATCACGTCACTAAAAACATCATCCACAAAGACCTATTGACTTTAAAATATCTTAAGTATGTTTTTGTCTCTTTaaatatgtgtaaatgtgtatattTCCCCAGCAATGACAGCGATGTTTGGTCCATGCATTTCACAATGAGGACCCATATGCTTGAATAGAGGATGACAAAACAAACTTACCTCCGTTTTTGCAACGATATCTGACAAAGGAGAGGCAGATTTCGTTCTTCTCTGTAAACACAGTTATGGTGACATTTACTTTCAGTTATGGAGTTTGGAAATGTCTAAGATACTATTATTTTCTCCCAATCATCCTGTTAACTTTGCcataaataattaaacaaaaaaaaaccccataatGCTCACTCTAGATTATTGCATTGGTGCATCAGGCTGCAGAGTATTATATCAAAGCAGTTACACTAATTTCCTGCATATTatccgcattgtgtataaaccgcacaatgttgttttatgcaaattaaaaaaagacaaaaccagGTATTGACAGCATCTGTGCATTAACCGCAGTGCCCAATAACCTAATTAATCAGAATCAGATCGTTGCTttaaagagaaaagaaatacaTTCCCATGTATAGCCTtctctgtgtattaacctcatatctgaagaaattgagcaaaatcaatgtataaaccttgGTTAACAGGCGCAATAAGTGCTAACAGTTCGCACCAGTCTGCTTTTGTCTTTGCTAACCTCTGTATTAGTGATACCCTTACCAGGTTTGGCATCATATTTGGGATTGAAGTCTTTAGCCAATGTACTCCTGATCAGCATGATTTTCTGGTAGATGGAGGACATGGATTTCACCATTTCGACGGGCACTTGCTTCCCCCACAAGCTCCTCTTTGGTTGGGCATCGGAGAAGTCATGTGACCGGCCGCAGCCTCTGGAGTTGCAGGTTCCACGGATGTAGTCCTCACAGACGTGGACCCGTCTGCAGTTGTCCTTGTCATTACACTTGCCAAATTCACCATTGCCTCCTTGGTTGTATTTGGCACACACCTACAAGAcggtaaatcacacacacacacacacacacacacacacacacacacacacacacacacacacacacacacacacacacacacacacacacagagttaactGAAGCAGCCCAGGCATGTGCTGACTACGCCCATATTCAGACAGACAAAAACGCAGTCAGTTAAGTACGGAATGAATCTTGTGTCACCACAAACTGAATCGGAATATGTTCCATTTGCATTGGAGCAATTGTATTGAAAAACTCATGATAGCATGTTTTTGGAGACTGACTATGGAATACGCCCCCTCCACATATTCCTCAGAAGCCTATACTGTATCAAACACATCTGATATAAATCCTTACCGGTGGAAGCAGTCTATGGGGGCTATCATTCTGTAAGAGCAGCTGTCTGAGCTCCTCTCTTTCAAGCTTCTGCAGCTGATGGTCAGAGAGAACTTTCTTGTTATGGTCCGAGGTTAAATCGTGTCCGAAACGACAGAGTCTGTGAACATGGCAAAATGTGTAGAAGTGTCAATGACAAAGATTAGGCCTATCTCAAGATCTTTACCACCAGGCGCAAAATCGTGACAACCATTACTGTCACTGTTATGTTCCTTTCTATGACCT includes:
- the LOC134061777 gene encoding protein mono-ADP-ribosyltransferase PARP12-like; translation: MSEADILKIICSYGGRIDYEILLGLVSCFPDINYPEFDSLFENEELFFLTETNGVKQILAKTNIRLCQQQMTNDCTGCSNLHFCKFHLLGDCKNRLCRFGHDLTSDHNKKVLSDHQLQKLEREELRQLLLQNDSPHRLLPPVCAKYNQGGNGEFGKCNDKDNCRRVHVCEDYIRGTCNSRGCGRSHDFSDAQPKRSLWGKQVPVEMVKSMSSIYQKIMLIRSTLAKDFNPKYDAKPEKNEICLSFVRYRCKNGERCWRVHTKMPYLWQVNIGETWNNLPHSEDIERYFCNPSNTTALSERSEAVCFDTMTSGSHKVRRLSTASSVVLPDFILTTEWLWYWEDQYGKWIPYDSPTEKHSMSSISSSQLEMSYQKNNKAFTFTVGEDLYELSFKDMVQKDMRYGTQIPVRRRPNFISSGGVQAAKTSPRRSENISAAAGRSRGGKELHPSQHGRDVPGHWDKSAVPETGCKRVALQSTDQNYLVVQELFRKTLSGFTIDSIERIQNKKLWDDFQTKQERMEKVNKKYGAGERVLFHSTDSKFIESICNQNFDWREYGYSGQLEKGATLPGMPATPFSTPLTMACASCLCAVYSLAATPNITINHPSGMEGTFSTTAV